A region of Vitis riparia cultivar Riparia Gloire de Montpellier isolate 1030 chromosome 12, EGFV_Vit.rip_1.0, whole genome shotgun sequence DNA encodes the following proteins:
- the LOC117926870 gene encoding putative pentatricopeptide repeat-containing protein At1g10330 has product MTVRLQRSYSQSPEFLLRLLQGLIKHPKQIKQVHSLLITNGHLLPRSNASNLKWMATLLYNSLIRGYLNFVEPHKTLLIFTHMLAHQAPPNNLTFPSIIKKAASCSPSLAFMIGTPLHTHVIKRGLSHDLFIQTSLVVLYARLCKVSDACRVFEEISRPCVVSSNAMLDALGKNGDMGSALFLFESMPERDVVSWTSIINGFGRNRCFEEAIQFFVKMMGHEDVRSCFVKPNEATFVSVLSSCTNLDGVGALHQGKQIHGYIIRNEVEFTVFMGTALIALYGKTGCLENAMKIFNGMVVKGVCTWNAMISSLACNGREKQALDLFEKMKMQGLCPDEVTFVAVITACARSKFVVLGLGFFQSMWCDFGVIPRMVHYGCVVDLLGRAGLLEEATGFIKRMPFEPDATVLGALLGACKVHGAIELGNEVGRRLLELQPHHCGRYVTLSNIYAGGEIWGHAADWRKAMTEAGISKIPAYSMIDVM; this is encoded by the coding sequence ATGACTGTGAGGCTTCAACGCTCATACTCACAGTCGCCTGAGTTCCTATTACGACTCCTCCAAGGTTTAATCAAACACCCCAAACAAATCAAACAAGTCCATTCCCTCCTAATCACCAATGGTCACCTCCTCCCCCGTTCAAATGCTTCAAATCTGAAATGGATGGCAACCCTTCTCTACAACTCCTTGATCAGAGGCTATCTCAACTTTGTGGAGCCTCACAAGACTCTCTTAATCTTCACCCACATGCTTGCCCATCAAGCTCCACCTAACAACCTCACCTTCCCTTCTATCATAAAGAAAGCTGCCTCTTGCTCACCCTCTTTAGCTTTCATGATAGGCACACCCCTTCACACCCATGTCATCAAGCGCGGGTTATCCCATGATCTATTTATACAGACGTCATTGGTTGTGTTGTATGCTCGACTTTGCAAGGTTTCTGATGCTTGTCGTGTGTTTGAGGAAATTTCCAGACCATGTGTTGTGTCTTCCAATGCAATGCTTGATGCCCTAGGCAAGAATGGGGATATGGGGTCCgctctttttctctttgagaGCATGCCTGAAAGAGATGTGGTTTCATGGACTAGTATCATTAATGGTTTTGGGAGGAATAGGTGCTTTGAGGAGGCAATTCAGTTTTTTGTGAAGATGATGGGGCATGAGGATGTGAGAAGTTGTTTTGTAAAACCAAATGAAGCTACATTTGTTAGTGTTCTGTCTTCATGTACTAATTTAGATGGGGTTGGAGCTTTGCATCAGGGAAAACAAATACATGGGTATATTATTAGGAATGAGGTTGAATTTACTGTGTTTATGGGTACAGCATTGATAGCTCTTTATGGGAAGACGGGGTGTTTGGAAAATGcgatgaaaatttttaatggaatGGTGGTTAAAGGGGTCTGCACTTGGAATGCAATGATTTCTTCGCTGGCTTGTAATGGCAGAGAGAAGCAGGCCTTGGACTTGTTTGAAAAGATGAAGATGCAAGGGCTGTGCCCAGATGAAGTTACCTTTGTTGCTGTTATTACTGCTTGTGCTCGTTCCAAATTTGTGGTGTTAGGTTTGGGATTTTTCCAGTCAATGTGGTGTGACTTTGGGGTTATTCCAAGGATGGTACACTACGGGTGCGTGGTTGATCTTTTGGGCAGGGCTGGGCTATTGGAGGAGGCAACTGGGTTTATCAAAAGGATGCCTTTTGAGCCTGATGCCACTGTTCTGGGGGCTCTTTTGGGTGCTTGTAAGGTTCATGGAGCcattgagttgggaaatgaagTGGGTAGAAGGCTGTTGGAATTGCAGCCGCATCATTGTGGTCGATATGTGACATTGTCAAATATTTATGCAGGGGGAGAGATATGGGGCCATGCTGCTGATTGGAGGAAAGCAATGACAGAGGCTGGAATTAGTAAAATTCCAGCCTATAGTATGATTGATGTGATGTAA
- the LOC117926871 gene encoding protein usf has protein sequence MLAIIPCSRSLTKTLLKPLVRTLSISPSRLQVRSMAESASSPFKKIQIQRDDTIFDAYVVGKEDAPGIVVVQEWWGVDYEVKNHALKISQLDPGFKALIPDLYRGKVGLDVAEAQHLMDGLDWQGAVKDICASVNWLKANGSQKVGVTGYCMGGALSIASSVLLPEVDAVVAFYGVPSSELADPAKAKAPVQAHFGELDSFVGFSDVTAAKALEEKLKASGVPYEVHIYPGNGHAFMNRSPEGIQRRKGMGMPDEDEDAVGLAWSRFRAWMSCYLSP, from the exons ATGCTAGCTATCATCCCATGTTCTAGAAGCCTCACCAAAACCCTCCTCAAGCCTCTTGTGCGGACGCTCTCTATCTCGCCCTCTCGCCTGCAAGTTCGTTCAATGGCGGAATCTGCTTCTTCGCCCTTCAAGAAAATTCAGATCCAGAGAGACGATACT ATATTTGACGCATATGTGGTTGGCAAAGAAGATGCTCCTGGGATTGTTGTGGTTCAGGAGTGGTGGGGTGTGGATTATGAGGTCAAGAACCATGCTTTGAAAATTTCACAATTGGATCCTGGTTTTAAAGCACTTATCCCAGA TTTGTATAGAGGAAAGGTTGGGTTAGATGTTGCAGAAGCACAACATTTGATGGATGGTCTTGACTGGCAAGGTGCTGTAAAGGACATTTGTGCTTCAGTTAACTGGCTCAAGGCAAATGGCTCGCAAAAG GTCGGTGTAACAGGATATTGCATGGGTGGTGCTCTCTCTATTGCTAGTTCTGTCCTGCTTCCCGAGGTTGATGCTGTTGTTGCATTCTATGGAGTCCCCTCATCAGAGTTGGCGGATCCTGCCAAGGCTAAGGCTCCTGTGCAGGCCCACTTTGGGGAGCTTGATAGTTTTGTTGGCTTCTCAGATGTGACG GCTGCTAAAGCATTGGAGGAAAAGCTGAAAGCATCAGGGGTTCCATATGAGGTACACATTTATCCAGGCAATGGTCATGCTTTCATGAACAGGTCTCCTGAAGGTATACAGCGGAGGAAGGGTATGGGAATGccagatgaagatgaagatgcaGTTGGGCTCGCATGGTCTCGTTTCCGTGCATGGATGAGTTGCTACTTATC